From Alkalicoccobacillus plakortidis:
AAGGCTCATCGTGATTTTGTGTGGCTTGGTTGTTCTCTATAAACCCCACTATGGAATTCCCAAAAAGACTCTGGATGATTCGCCCAAACCGATTCACTCGCTAATGCAGCAAGACCTGATTCCTGCCCATGAAAAAGCGTATTAATATAGACTAGTTTCACCTGTCCCGTTTGAATAAACTCTTCATCTAGCATTGGCAATATGTCTTCATCCCAGGCCTTACAAGAAGGGCATTTATAATCACCAAATTCCGTTATCGTTACTGGTGCTCCCGTTTCTCCCTTGACCGGCTGCCCCTCCGTATCTGGCGTATCATTAAATTCAATACCATTTACTTCAGGCGTAGATAAAGATTGGACAATTAAAAATCCTCCAACAGCCAATACAAAAACGGCTACTGATATCAAAACAAGACGTTTCATCTAGATATCCTCCTCCACTGTTATCGCTTAAATTCAGTATATCAAGGATCGATGACTAGTTTAATGAATCTGAGGTCGGATTCATGACAATTGCTTCTGAGTTTGAGGTGCATGTTGCACTGTATCTTGGTATTTGGGTAAGTCTCTTAATAAAAAAGGGTAATCGGCTTAGAGAATAGTATGGTTTCTTGATAATTTCTCATTACTCTTGATGTATCGCTTGATTCTCTTGGCATTGGCTCCTTGATCTTAGTGGGATACCAAACGGTCTTGTCAATTTGTACAATTCTCTTGTTAATCCCTTTTTACTCTTGGTAAAACCGAATCGAGCTTAGCATTCCATGCCTAAAAATAAAAAAAGCGCCGAATCTCTCCGACGCTCCTTCTCTTCTATTCCTTCACCCTAAGCAAACGCAGCCCATTTGCTGTTACCAAAAGGGTTGCTCCAACATCCGCTAAAATGGCAATCCAAAGTGTTAACCAGCCTGGCACCACAAGCATCAGAGCAAGTAGTTTAATTCCTAGTGAAAAGGTAATGTTCTGCTTGATAATCGTTAGCGCACGTCGGCTAAGTTTCACCGTGTAAGGTAGTTTTTGAAGATCGTCTCCCATCAGTGCGATATCTGCTGTCTCCAAAGCTGTATCCGTTCCAGCTCCTCCCATGGCAATACCAACAGTCGATGCGGCAAGTGCAGGAGCATCATTTACTCCATCACCTATCATGGCGACTTTCCCGTGCTTTTTCTTGAATTCTTTCATATAGCTTAATTTATCCTCAGGCATTAATTCAGCTTTTACGTCTGTGAGACCAATTTGCCCGGCAATGGCTTGAGCCGTTCCTTTGTTGTCACCAGTAAGCATAATCGTAGTACGAATGCCTATTTCATGAAGAGCGGAGATCACACTTCTACTTGAGTCCCGGACCTCATCCGCCACTGCAATCAGAGCTAAAATGGTTTGACCCGTACCAACCACCATGACAGTTTTACCTTGGTCCTGTAACTGCTTAATGACTTCCGACTGCTCTTTAATCTTGTCTTCAAACAGCTTTGGGCTTCCAATAAAATAGGTTTCACCGTCAATTACTCCGGTCACACCTTTACCAGTGATCGATGAAAAATTCTCTACATTAACGTTCTTATAAAGCACATGCTCTTCCTCTGCTTTTTTTACAATAGCTGAAGCGAGCGGATGCTGAGATCTTGATTCAAGTGCAGCAACAATTTTAAGTAGGTCATTTTTATCGATATCTGCCACGATCGATAAATCAGTGACAGCCGGTACTCCCTTTGTCAGCGTCCCCGTTTTATCAAATGCAATGGCTTTTAATGAACCTGCTTCCTCTAGATACACGCCACCTTTGATGAGTACACCATGCTTAGCCGCGTTGCCAATGGCTGTAACAATGGCAACAGGGGTAGAAATAACAAGTGCACAAGGGCATCCAACTACTAGCACAGCTAAGCCTTGATAAATCCACGTCTGCCAATCTCCGGCCATAAATAATGGTGGAAGAATTGCAACCAATGCGGCGACAAGAATGATAGCTGGTGTATAGTACTTAGCAAATCGATCCACAAAAGCTTGTGAAGGAGCTCTCTCTGCCTGAGCATCCTCAACTAATTGAATCACTTTAGAGATGGTCGTGTCCTCTACATGCTTTGTTACACGGACCTCGAGCAGACCTTCTTCATTTAGGGTTCCTGCAAACACATCGTCATTCTGATGCTTCTCCACCGGAATGGACTCACCGGTAATCGCAGCTTGATTTACAGAGGAATGTCCAGCAACAACCACTCCATCCATAGCAAGCTTTTGTCCAGGCTTCACAATCATGACATCACCAATGGCGATCTCCTCAACTCTAACTGTCATCTCTTGACCATTACGTTTAATAAGCGCTTCTTTTGGAGCAATATCCATCAGAGAGCGAATCGATTGTCTTGCCCGGTCCATTGAAAAACGCTCAAGTGCCTCACTAATTGCAAACAAAATGACAACAATAGCCCCTTCTGTCCATTCACCAATAATCGCTGCCCCAATAACCGCAATCGTCATTAGAGTTCTCATATCAAACTGAAGGCGACTGAGGTTGATTAATCCTTGCTTAAATAATGAGTAGCCCCCAACAACCATAGACGTTGCAAATGCTAAGACAGTTACGAGGTTATCTCCACCATTTACTCCTTGAGAAATCAATCCGAATATAAGGAAAAGAAGGGATCCAATGATCGTCATGTGTTTTTGAATAAACGTTTGTTTAATTCCTGCTTCTTCTGTTTGTGGCGCTGAACGATCCTGCTCCGGTCGAACTTTCAGCTTTTCAAATGCTCCGGCTTTTTCTAATGCTTCAACAGTTGTTGAACCTTCGACCGTAATTTTTGAGGCACCAAAGTTTACCTTCGCATCGCTGACACCATCTAGCTTCTTTACATTTTTCTCAAATGTTCCGGCACACCCTGCACAAGAAAACCCTTCTACACGATATACCTTTGACTCTGCGTGCTCGCTCATGTCTAAACCTCCTGGCCGTGCTCAACCGCCATCATAACTAGTTGTCGAACATGTTCATCATCCAATGAGTAGAACACAAGCTTGCCCTCTTTACGACTTTTCGCAATGCGCAAGTTACGTAGATGTCTCAGATGGTGGGACGTACTCGCTGTTGTCATACCAATAATATTTGCCACATCACATACACACAGCTCCCCCTCTTGCAGAAGTGCATAAGCAATTTTCAAACGTGTCTCATCAGATAACGCTTTAAAAACATCAGCAACAGGAACAAAATCTACTTTCTGAACAAGTTCCGTTACTCGCTTTACCTTCTGTTCATCATAGCTAAAGATCTCACATGTATCTTGATTTTCCTTTATCGTTTTCACAGGTGCGACACCTCATTCAAATGTTTGTTTGATTATTAGTTTATGCGAGTTCACACAATGAGTCAATACAATATTCAAACGAATGTTTGATTGATATATTAATTCTTTTCTTCCTACCTACCGCACTCTATAATAGCTTAAAAGAATAGGAGCGTGTCGGTATGTATATCCCAAAACAATTTCAACTAGATGATAAAGAAACCATTTATCAAATAATGAAAGAGAACGGTTTTGCTACAATCATTTCAGACCAGCTGAAAGATCTTTCAGCTACACACTTGCCCCTTATGTTAGATGATCAGAAGAATTACTTGTATGGGCACTTTGCAAAAGCGAATCCCCAATGGAAAGACCTTGATAATCAACGAGTATTAGCTATTTTCCAAGGGCCACATAGCTATATCTCGCCCTCCTGGTACGAGACAAATCAAGCTGTACCCACCTGGAATTATGTAGCTGTACATGTGTATGGAGAAATTGAATTAGTCGGAGATCAAGAACTTGCTCATTCATTAAGTGAATTGGTCTCTAAATATGAAAAACCAGACAGCACTTATCAATTAACTGATGTTGGTGCTGAATATATTGCTGGGTTATCAAAAGGTGTGGTAGGATTCCGCATCAAAATAGAATCTATAGAGGCTAATGCAAAATTGAGCCAGAACCACTCAAATGAAAGAATTAAGCGGGTCATTGAGGAATTGGAGAAATTGCAATCGGATAATGAGCGCCAGATCGCTACTTATATGAGAACGTATAATCAGATCCGTTAGAGACGCACAAAAAAAGATGGAGTAGTAAAATTCTACACCCATCTTTTTTGTTTCATTTTGGAATTTCCGCATGTAGATCGTCTTCTTTTTCACAAGAGGCCCATTTGACAAAGGTTGTCGTAAAACAAGCTCTCTCTGGAGAACAGATGAATGGTCCGGCTTGAAGTGTCTGGTTATCTTGTTTCGGAAATTCCGATACTCGAATCGTCTGCCAAGCTCCTTCATCTGCTTTTGCCCGAACAATGATCGCTCCTTCAAAATAAGAGGCACGAATGGTAATCTGACGCCCTGCCCAATCTGGAACAGGGAACAGCGACCAATCCGAATGACCCTTAGTCACAACGGCCCCTATATGCGGAACACCATCATTCATCTCAACCCCAGCTTTAATCCAGTTCTGGTTATCCAGATACATCATTAAACCAGCCTGATCATACTTTTCCACAAAGCTATCCGTCAAAAAGCCAACCTCAATAGCCCTATCTAATGGCCACACATCGAGTAAGGCGTGACCACTGCTCCGTTCAAAACCATAATAGGTTTTTTGCCAGTAATCGCTTTGTGCTTGTGCTTCTACCGTTAAAGATCCATCCTGTTCTTTTATCGATGATGGATGATTTGTCCATGTACCTTGCTGCCAAGGAATTGTTCTATTGTCCTCCAAGATTCCTTCCCCCTCTACCTTAGTGCCTTTCGACTTTTATCAGAGCATTTCCTTCTCCAACTGCTTCATCTCATAAAAATACCCTTTTTTGCTCATCAATTCAGCAAATGTGCCTGATTCAACAATCGTACCTTCACTCATCTGAATGATTTGATCCATCTCTTCTAAGCCCTTTAAGCGATGACTCACTAGCAAAACGGTTGCTTCATGCGCCTGTTCATATAGACTCGATAATATAGAATGTTCCATCACAGCGTCTAATGAGGAGGTCGGTTCATCTAATAGCCACAGGCATCCTCCTTTGAGCATAGCTCTAGCAATCGCTAGCCTTTGTTTCTCACCACCTGATAAGTTATCTCCTTTTTCAAAGATAGCATCATCAAGAGTAAAATGATTGAGGTTAACCTTCTCTAGAGCTTGTATTAAGGATTGATCGGATAGATGATCACCAGCTAATTTCAGGTTGTCACGAATGGTTCCGAAGAAAAATTGATTCTCTTGCAACATGACATTTGTCTGTTGCCATAGTGACTGCTCGTCCACTTCATGAAGCGGCAAACCATTAATCCTCACCTGCCCCTCATTTGGCTGGTAGAGATTTAGTATAAGCTGGAGTAAGGTAGATTTCCCTGAACCACTTGGACCAACAATCGCAATCTTCTCACCTGCTTTAATCTGCAGATTTATATTACTAAGCGTTGTTGTCTCATGTTTTTGTTGGAAGCTAAATGAAACCTGATCCATCTCTATTGAAAGTGGACCGTCCTGAAGTCGCTGTTTTGCATGCACGTGCTCTTCTGGTCGCTCTTCCTTTCGAAAAATCGAAAAGAGTCGCGTTGCAGACTGTTTGCTTTCTTGCAAATAAGCAGGAAAAACCGCCATAGGAGAAACATCTTCAAATACCGTCAGCGATATCATAATTAACATCGCCAGGAACACTCCTTCAAGGTCACCTACTGTTACCAGATAAGCACCCACAGCCACAATGATCCAAGAAAAAAGTAACGTGACAAACGTATTCAATGATAGATTATACGTCTTGTTTATACTTTCGCGTTCCTGCTCCTCAATATAGGATTCGGATATACCTAACACCGCCTGTTCCTTCTCTTGTAATTTTGAATGAATCTTTAAGTCTCGGAAGCCTTGAAAGAATTCATTCAGCTCAGTTGATAGCTCACTACGCTTTTGTCTAACCATTGGATCAATCTTTGATTGTCTGAAAGCAAAGATTGTTGGAATGACAAAAACAGTGAGCAACATGCCAGCAAGTAGGATCCACGCAATGTAAGCCGAAAAGAACATCGTGAACACCACGGTACTCAAGAAGACAATGAGCAAGACAATTGGTGGATAGAGTACTCGTAAAAAGAAGTTTTGTAAACTTTCTACATCACTAACCACTCT
This genomic window contains:
- a CDS encoding FMN-binding negative transcriptional regulator is translated as MYIPKQFQLDDKETIYQIMKENGFATIISDQLKDLSATHLPLMLDDQKNYLYGHFAKANPQWKDLDNQRVLAIFQGPHSYISPSWYETNQAVPTWNYVAVHVYGEIELVGDQELAHSLSELVSKYEKPDSTYQLTDVGAEYIAGLSKGVVGFRIKIESIEANAKLSQNHSNERIKRVIEELEKLQSDNERQIATYMRTYNQIR
- a CDS encoding DUF1349 domain-containing protein, with product MEDNRTIPWQQGTWTNHPSSIKEQDGSLTVEAQAQSDYWQKTYYGFERSSGHALLDVWPLDRAIEVGFLTDSFVEKYDQAGLMMYLDNQNWIKAGVEMNDGVPHIGAVVTKGHSDWSLFPVPDWAGRQITIRASYFEGAIIVRAKADEGAWQTIRVSEFPKQDNQTLQAGPFICSPERACFTTTFVKWASCEKEDDLHAEIPK
- a CDS encoding ArsR/SmtB family transcription factor, with protein sequence MKTIKENQDTCEIFSYDEQKVKRVTELVQKVDFVPVADVFKALSDETRLKIAYALLQEGELCVCDVANIIGMTTASTSHHLRHLRNLRIAKSRKEGKLVFYSLDDEHVRQLVMMAVEHGQEV
- a CDS encoding thioredoxin domain-containing protein, which encodes MKRLVLISVAVFVLAVGGFLIVQSLSTPEVNGIEFNDTPDTEGQPVKGETGAPVTITEFGDYKCPSCKAWDEDILPMLDEEFIQTGQVKLVYINTLFHGQESGLAALASESVWANHPESFWEFHSGVYREQPSHTKSR
- the cydC gene encoding thiol reductant ABC exporter subunit CydC — protein: MRDLAAICKLVLTEKKDILYSILFGFIAGIAAIGMFAASGYLISKAFLLTPLYALIIVTSFVKLLGFTRAFSRFGERYVSHRATFTILGNLRATFFEKLEPLAPSIFTKYRSGDLLARVVSDVESLQNFFLRVLYPPIVLLIVFLSTVVFTMFFSAYIAWILLAGMLLTVFVIPTIFAFRQSKIDPMVRQKRSELSTELNEFFQGFRDLKIHSKLQEKEQAVLGISESYIEEQERESINKTYNLSLNTFVTLLFSWIIVAVGAYLVTVGDLEGVFLAMLIMISLTVFEDVSPMAVFPAYLQESKQSATRLFSIFRKEERPEEHVHAKQRLQDGPLSIEMDQVSFSFQQKHETTTLSNINLQIKAGEKIAIVGPSGSGKSTLLQLILNLYQPNEGQVRINGLPLHEVDEQSLWQQTNVMLQENQFFFGTIRDNLKLAGDHLSDQSLIQALEKVNLNHFTLDDAIFEKGDNLSGGEKQRLAIARAMLKGGCLWLLDEPTSSLDAVMEHSILSSLYEQAHEATVLLVSHRLKGLEEMDQIIQMSEGTIVESGTFAELMSKKGYFYEMKQLEKEML
- a CDS encoding heavy metal translocating P-type ATPase — translated: MSEHAESKVYRVEGFSCAGCAGTFEKNVKKLDGVSDAKVNFGASKITVEGSTTVEALEKAGAFEKLKVRPEQDRSAPQTEEAGIKQTFIQKHMTIIGSLLFLIFGLISQGVNGGDNLVTVLAFATSMVVGGYSLFKQGLINLSRLQFDMRTLMTIAVIGAAIIGEWTEGAIVVILFAISEALERFSMDRARQSIRSLMDIAPKEALIKRNGQEMTVRVEEIAIGDVMIVKPGQKLAMDGVVVAGHSSVNQAAITGESIPVEKHQNDDVFAGTLNEEGLLEVRVTKHVEDTTISKVIQLVEDAQAERAPSQAFVDRFAKYYTPAIILVAALVAILPPLFMAGDWQTWIYQGLAVLVVGCPCALVISTPVAIVTAIGNAAKHGVLIKGGVYLEEAGSLKAIAFDKTGTLTKGVPAVTDLSIVADIDKNDLLKIVAALESRSQHPLASAIVKKAEEEHVLYKNVNVENFSSITGKGVTGVIDGETYFIGSPKLFEDKIKEQSEVIKQLQDQGKTVMVVGTGQTILALIAVADEVRDSSRSVISALHEIGIRTTIMLTGDNKGTAQAIAGQIGLTDVKAELMPEDKLSYMKEFKKKHGKVAMIGDGVNDAPALAASTVGIAMGGAGTDTALETADIALMGDDLQKLPYTVKLSRRALTIIKQNITFSLGIKLLALMLVVPGWLTLWIAILADVGATLLVTANGLRLLRVKE